The region ttttttttaatctatctTTAATAGCAAGTAAGCATAAACAAACATTATGCTCATGCTTTTCTTAATCTTACCTTGCAAcattaattgtgattttttcTATTATCCTTCACATTCTTGATTTTCACAGTAAAAACGGGTTAAAAAAATTGCGGTTATCAAACTGTAGTGTTTTTATAGAAcataactttcaaatttttatgttttggtTACCAAACTTCAATTTAAGCACTAATCGAATCAcacgaaaaaaatatttaattaaatgggTTGACGAAAAATCATATGTATTTCTAATCTTGTTATGTCATGTAAAAATCATTATATATTTTGAAGTGAAGTCTATTAGTGTTGTAATCTCAAAGTGAGTAAAAATTCAGCAGAAATCATTTAGTGACCGGCCGTTATTAgtaacattaaaattttattaccgaataaagaatttaaaagtCAATAACCGTTCTATAAGAATACTATAGTTTGTTAATTGCAAAGTTGTTAACCACATTAAACTTGATGTTCCACTGCTGGAAGAACATGGGTTAGACTATTATGTGCTGAATCTTAAACTGTATAAAGAACCAAAACACTTGAAAGCTTTTGCTTGTTATGTTATGTCATgtccttttttttctttggttGCAATAAGTTGAAATGTATTAAGATTCAGGAATAGTTTCTGATTAAAGGTCAAGTATCACAAAAACAATACTACATTGGAATAacaaaaaaaggcaaaacttaTGATCACTTGtaagaaaatgaaatttggGTCCATGTGGAATGAAACTTCAAAATGTGTGAATACTGTTTCATCCACTGTAGGCTTTTGTCTTATTGTTTTAGATCATTTCATTAGGGTTATTACGTACAAATTTACAACTATACGCGTTTTTGCAATTCAATCACGTTTTAAGTCGTTTCTTGGAAAATCGATACAATGATTAAAAATTCGATAAAAACTGATTTGTAGAAGCCGGATTTTGCCACGACATTCACACATCAaaatgtaatgtttataaaattcaGCTCCATATTAGTAATTTTTGTCGAATTTTTAATGGTAGTtgatgtatatatattaatcaACTTTTATAAAACATGATTAAAGTGTAATAATTGTATATGTAATCCTTATTACTAAAGCACAGTTCATAATAATCAGTCATAAAATGAAATATTCATCAATTATTAGGTCATGCAAACATTATAATTTGGTAAGTACAAGACACATGCTGAGACTTTTCTTACTATTGAAATAGCCTTTTTATAGCAGAAAGTTCTGTGCTTTATAAAGTAGCACAGCAGTCTAAGATTCTTTGGAAAGGTAAAATGAGTTATGCCAATTAGGAATCAATTCTTTCATACTTATTACCCATACTAGGAAAAAATATGCATTCAGTTCGAATCGaaccaaatcaaactgaatGGATATTAGAATATGTTATCGAATcacttcggttcggtttgatttttgcaCACATCTAAATACGAATACAAGTTTGAAGTCAAAAAAACAGTGACAAATTGTCAAGATCTTACTGTCAAGTTATATGAGAATCAactttttataaacttttgaacAGATTCTTTCTTTACATCCAACCCAAGATTTGCTTTAGTTTGAACAGAGACTAGAAATTAAAGTCCATTATTAATTCTACTTGTTTTGCATTAAGTTAATAACTAAATATATCAAACATTTTTCTTTACATTAAAACCAACAAACACTAACCAAACTGAAGAAACATGTAAGAAAACAAAAAGATTAACACtatgaaacatttgaaaaaaagaaaatttatcaCTTGAAACCCAATTTGGCATTAGAAGAGTAAAGTAATGAGGAAGCAGAGAAGCTTGAATTATTGCTTTTAGGATACAAATTTGTGATTACTTGAGactttgatgatgatgatgaactAGTTGCTGAAACTCCATTACTTGAATTCTTGATTTCTGGTGAACCTTTAAGGAGGATCTCAACTTTTGCATACTCTTCATTTTCATGTTTGATCTCTTTGAGCATTGCAGCAACATCTTTCATTGTTGGTCTTTCATCAGGAGATGAGTTTACACATAATAAGGCTATGCCTAGTGCCTGCATAATCTCGTCGATTTCGGGTTCGGGTCTAGTTAGTAGACTTGGATCAAGCACTTCAATGCCTCCTCTCTTTTGTCTAACCCAATCCACTAAATGGACTCCTTCGGGTATCGTTGGATCGATTGGTTGCTTGCCGGTTAAGACTTCTAATACTACTACTCCGTAGCTGTATACGTCGCTCTTTTCCGTGATCTTCATCATATAACCATATTCTGAATACAACAGTTAAGTTAGTTAAGAATTGCTATACAATACATTGAAGTACATAAAAAGGAGAGTTGAATAGTATTTATACCAGGAGCAATATATCCGTAAGATCCTGCGACTGTATTGGACGAACGAGCAAAATCACCATCATCGACGAGCTTAGCAAGGCCGAAATCTGCGATATAAGGCTCGAATTCGAGGCCAATGAGGATGTTATTGGCTTTGATATCTCTATGAACAATTGGAGGAACACAGTCATGGTGTAAATAAGCTAGTCCTTGTGCTGCACCCAACAATATTTGGTACCTAAGATCCCATTCCAATGCATTTCCTGTTCTTTCATGGAGGAGACTACCTAAACTTCCATTCGGCATATAATCATACATGAGAAGTCTCGTGTTTCGATTCCAACAACAACCCAAGAACCTAACTATGTTCTTGTGTCTGATGGAACCTAATGTTTTTATTTCTGCTGAGAAAGAATCACGAACACCGCATTTTTCATCGTTGGGTGATCCGTTGGCTGCAGCCATTGTATTAGGCCAGAGCTTCTTCACAGCAATGACATCACCGTTCTCCATGTCAGCGCGATAAACAACGCCGGAACATCCTTTTCCAATCACATTAGTATCCACAAGAGATCTTAATATCTCATCAACACAAAAATTCAGCTTCTGGAATGGAGTGAATTGCCAGGGCCATGAGTCTCCCAACTCAGACTCATCATCGTCTCGAATGGCTGTTCGCGCACGGATAATTGCAAACGTCCCCATAATCACCATTGACACTGTCAATGTGATGAGCAAAGCAATTGCCAGCTTAAGTTTTCTCGACTGCCTTACGTCATTTTCATTTCTTCCCAATCCCGTTCGGCTAACATCGCTCAAGAAACACGAGTCCTTGAGTGACGAGCATAGCCCTCGGTTACCAGCCAAGTCAGCTGGGGCTAATTGTCTGAACAGCTTATTGTCAGGAAGATAGCCAGTGAAGTTATTGTAAGACACATTGAGAGAAACAAGATTGTCAAGGCTCGAAAGTGAAGTTAAATCTCCGTCGAGCTTGTTATGCGAAAGATCGAGTATAGAGAGCTTAGCGAGCGCAGATATCTGAGGTGGAATCTGCCCTGTTAGTGCATTATAGCTGAGATTGAGTGCAATTTCAAGAGCTTCAATTTCACCCAATTCCATTGGAATGCTGCCAGTGAGATCATTGCTGCTGAGGTCAAGCAGTTGAAGGCTCGAACAGAGGCCAAGGGAAGTAGGTATCGAACCCGAGATTGAATTCCTGCTTAGAATGAGCTTGTTCAGCGAGACAAGGCGTCCAAAACTCGCTGGTATTTCGCCTGAAAACTGATTACCTGAGACATCTAGGACCTGCAGACCACTTAAAGATGACAATGAATTAGGCAGAGGACCCTGTACAGAGTTATTGCTGATGTCTATCATTTGCAACTCTGTGCAGCTTCCTATCTCATCAGGAAAAGACCCGGAAAGGCGATTACTCGAAAGATCAAGAAAATTCAAGCTCTTAAGACCCTTGATTTCCTTAGGAATGCCACCGGCTATCCGGTTGTTACCAAGTCTTAGTCTCACAAGAGAGCTACAGTTGCCGATTTCCGGTGGTATAAACCCTGAAATGTCATTAGATATCAACAGAAGCTTGGTAAGATTCTGAAGCTGAAACAAACCAGGCGGTATGCTTCCGGTGAGCGAATTATGAGACAAGTCTAATGCTTGAAGATTACTACAAGAGCCCAAACTAGAAGGAATGCTTCCTTCGAGCTGATTTTGCCAGGCGAAAAACACGTTAAGCTTCGAAAGCAACCCAATCTCTGGCGGGATTAAGCCCGATATTTGATTAGTATCAAGCTGCAACTGCAAAAGATTAGTTGCATTTGAAAGATTGGATGGAATTGAACCAGACACATTATTATTACTAATCATAAACTCTTCAAGCGCGACAAGACCTCCTATCGAAGACGGTATGATACCAGATAAAGAATTCAATGAAAGATCAATCATTTTCAAGCTAACACAATCCCCAATCTCCTCTGGAATAACACCTACAAGACTGTTCTGCCATAGCAGCAATTGCTCAAGCTTCTTAAGCTTACCAATCTCCGGAGGAATCGAACCAGAGAGACTATTTTCGTAAAGAAACAAGTTGACAAGCTCAGAGCAATTACCTATATCAGGAGGAATCGAACCAGACAGCATAGTTGTATAAATAGACAAAGTTTCAAGCCTTGTCAGCTTACCCAATGAAACAGGTAATGAACCTGAAACCCTTGTATCAGCAAGCCCCAAAACAGTCAAGTTTCTGCAATCTCCAAGCTCATCAGGAATCTTCCCGATAATGTCTTTATTCCCACCAGCTCTAAGAACCTCGAGACTCGACAACTCGCCTAACT is a window of Mercurialis annua linkage group LG2, ddMerAnnu1.2, whole genome shotgun sequence DNA encoding:
- the LOC126670376 gene encoding LRR receptor-like serine/threonine-protein kinase RGI1: MSIPTSRKILPSSCFLFFIFLFLSTYSLASPQNQNHEASALFSWLHSFTNWNNLDSSPCRWVSITCSSQGFVTEINIQSVPLQLPFTLNLSSFQFLEKLVISDANITGTIPVDIGNSVTLTVLDLSSNSLVGSIPESIGRLRILEDLILNSNQLTGKIPVELKNCISLKNLVLFDNRLSGYIPTELGELSSLEVLRAGGNKDIIGKIPDELGDCRNLTVLGLADTRVSGSLPVSLGKLTRLETLSIYTTMLSGSIPPDIGNCSELVNLFLYENSLSGSIPPEIGKLKKLEQLLLWQNSLVGVIPEEIGDCVSLKMIDLSLNSLSGIIPSSIGGLVALEEFMISNNNVSGSIPSNLSNATNLLQLQLDTNQISGLIPPEIGLLSKLNVFFAWQNQLEGSIPSSLGSCSNLQALDLSHNSLTGSIPPGLFQLQNLTKLLLISNDISGFIPPEIGNCSSLVRLRLGNNRIAGGIPKEIKGLKSLNFLDLSSNRLSGSFPDEIGSCTELQMIDISNNSVQGPLPNSLSSLSGLQVLDVSGNQFSGEIPASFGRLVSLNKLILSRNSISGSIPTSLGLCSSLQLLDLSSNDLTGSIPMELGEIEALEIALNLSYNALTGQIPPQISALAKLSILDLSHNKLDGDLTSLSSLDNLVSLNVSYNNFTGYLPDNKLFRQLAPADLAGNRGLCSSLKDSCFLSDVSRTGLGRNENDVRQSRKLKLAIALLITLTVSMVIMGTFAIIRARTAIRDDDESELGDSWPWQFTPFQKLNFCVDEILRSLVDTNVIGKGCSGVVYRADMENGDVIAVKKLWPNTMAAANGSPNDEKCGVRDSFSAEIKTLGSIRHKNIVRFLGCCWNRNTRLLMYDYMPNGSLGSLLHERTGNALEWDLRYQILLGAAQGLAYLHHDCVPPIVHRDIKANNILIGLEFEPYIADFGLAKLVDDGDFARSSNTVAGSYGYIAPEYGYMMKITEKSDVYSYGVVVLEVLTGKQPIDPTIPEGVHLVDWVRQKRGGIEVLDPSLLTRPEPEIDEIMQALGIALLCVNSSPDERPTMKDVAAMLKEIKHENEEYAKVEILLKGSPEIKNSSNGVSATSSSSSSKSQVITNLYPKSNNSSFSASSLLYSSNAKLGFK